Proteins encoded in a region of the Triticum dicoccoides isolate Atlit2015 ecotype Zavitan chromosome 3A, WEW_v2.0, whole genome shotgun sequence genome:
- the LOC119271184 gene encoding putative xyloglucan endotransglucosylase/hydrolase protein 1, giving the protein MHLTMASSLQPWLLLLILPLLSLLLSTAAPAAVFNDNFVAVGGTDANHLVNQGTSVRLVLDRSSGAGFSSKLAYGSGLIQMRIKIPAGYTAGVVTAFYLTSEPEYGDHDEVDFEFLGNVEGKPVALQTNIFLNGKGEREQKFDLWFDPSADFHDYKILWNPYQLVMFVDNTPIRVLKNLTPGQFLVRPMKIRGSLWDGSDWATDNGKYRVDYNRAPFTAVLQGFDVYGCPATGGAPCDSLSLSWNAIRSLTPAQEAAYKNAKSKSMTYDYCTDKSRPNFHLPGECNNN; this is encoded by the exons ATGCACCTAACAATGGCTTCCAGTTTGCAGCCATGgcttctcctcctcatcctccccctcctctctttgcTGCTCAGCACAGCAGCGCCTGCGGCGGTGTTCAACGACAACTTCGTGGCAGTAGGGGGTACAGATGCTAATCACCTAGTTAATCAGGGGACATCAGTTCGCCTCGTCTTGGATAGGAGCTCCG GGGCTGGATTTAGTTCCAAGCTGGCGTATGGTTCAGGGTTGATCCAAATGAGGATCAAGATACCCGCCGGGTACACTGCCGGGGTTGTAACGGCCTTCTAT CTCACGTCGGAGCCCGAGTACGGTGACCACGACGAGGTGGATTTCGAGTTCTTGGGCAACGTGGAGGGCAAGCCGGTCGCTCTGCAGACCAACATCTTCCTGAACGGCAAAGGCGAGAGGGAGCAGAAGTTCGACCTTTGGTTCGACCCGAGTGCCGATTTCCATGACTACAAGATACTCTGGAACCCCTACCAGCTCGT GATGTTCGTCGACAACACCCCCATACGGGTGCTGAAGAACCTCACGCCAGGCCAGTTCCTGGTGAGGCCGATGAAGATCCGCGGGAGCCTCTGGGACGGCTCCGACTGGGCGACGGACAATGGCAAATACAGGGTCGACTATAACCGTGCGCCGTTCACCGCCGTGTTACAGGGTTTCGACGTCTATGGCTGCCCCGCCACCGGAGGCGCGCCGTGTGACTCGCTGAGCCTGTCGTGGAACGCGATCCGGAGCCTGACGCCCGCGCAGGAGGCGGCGTACAAGAACGCCAAGAGCAAGTCCATGACCTACGACTATTGTACCGATAAGTCTAGGCCCAACTTCCATCTACCGGGGGAGTGCAACAATAACTAA